From Trueperaceae bacterium, a single genomic window includes:
- a CDS encoding protease complex subunit PrcB family protein: MTTFAARAPLTALLVAFALTAVACDPVGSRIVHDVALVDGDEEVRVRYVYGSADTLRLGGEDRTLGPLVADADTDAAAPFAVAAARTVDDAPFLREVRPADDVEAAPVTVARIPLTTDLDVRAAAPLEAAYYFDGARWFAVPGDVAAGDARRVVPTPVARPLQGDGALTPAEADAVARGLAADGEPLAVAVVSPTAFEAAAGRAPAFGPDAPGGLDEYLHTLLYVQRDVRVDAARYRPSSEALLYDVVADGRQAAPVERDTYRLVEDRDALRSLWAELQAPTLDPPPTPDARFDRETWFAVRLASRPSSGYDVQVVDVTREGRDLFVDLRLREPPEGAITSTVVTHPWVLARVLGVEAEAVWFRDADAGDLIAVARADADGF; this comes from the coding sequence GACGACGTTCGCCGCCCGCGCCCCCCTCACCGCGCTGCTGGTCGCCTTCGCGCTCACCGCCGTCGCCTGCGACCCGGTCGGGTCCCGCATCGTGCACGACGTCGCCCTCGTCGACGGCGACGAGGAGGTGCGCGTCCGCTACGTCTACGGCTCCGCCGACACCCTCCGCCTCGGTGGGGAGGACCGAACGCTCGGGCCGCTCGTCGCCGACGCGGACACCGACGCCGCCGCGCCGTTCGCCGTCGCGGCCGCCCGGACGGTGGACGACGCCCCCTTCCTGCGCGAGGTGCGCCCGGCCGACGACGTCGAGGCGGCCCCCGTCACCGTCGCCCGGATCCCCCTGACCACCGATCTCGACGTGCGCGCCGCCGCCCCGCTCGAGGCCGCCTACTACTTCGACGGCGCACGGTGGTTCGCGGTGCCCGGCGACGTCGCGGCCGGCGACGCCCGCCGCGTCGTCCCCACCCCCGTCGCCCGCCCCCTCCAGGGGGACGGCGCCCTCACGCCCGCCGAAGCGGACGCCGTCGCGCGCGGCCTCGCCGCGGACGGCGAACCGCTCGCCGTCGCGGTCGTGTCGCCCACCGCGTTCGAGGCGGCGGCCGGCCGCGCACCCGCGTTCGGGCCCGACGCGCCGGGCGGTCTCGACGAGTACCTCCACACGCTGCTCTACGTGCAGCGCGACGTGCGGGTGGACGCCGCGCGCTACCGACCGTCCAGCGAAGCGCTGTTGTACGACGTCGTCGCCGACGGACGCCAGGCCGCGCCGGTCGAGCGCGACACGTACCGCCTCGTCGAGGACCGCGACGCGCTGCGTTCGCTGTGGGCGGAGCTGCAGGCCCCGACGCTCGACCCCCCACCGACCCCCGACGCCCGGTTCGACCGGGAAACCTGGTTCGCCGTCCGGCTCGCGTCGCGACCGAGCAGCGGCTACGACGTCCAGGTGGTCGACGTCACCCGCGAAGGTCGCGACCTGTTCGTCGACCTCCGCCTGCGCGAACCGCCGGAGGGCGCGATCACCTCGACGGTGGTGACGCACCCGTGGGTGCTCGCGCGGGTGCTGGGGGTGGAGGCGGAGGCGGTGTGGTTCCGCGACGCGGATGCCGGCGACCTGATCGCCGTCGCGCGCGCCGACGCGGACGGGTTCTGA